Proteins from a genomic interval of Yarrowia lipolytica chromosome 1E, complete sequence:
- a CDS encoding uncharacterized protein (Compare to YALI0E26389g, similar to Saccharomyces cerevisiae ERB1 (YMR049C); ancestral locus Anc_2.613, similar to uniprot|Q04660 Saccharomyces cerevisiae YMR049c), producing the protein MVRSRSNSVKKDLKRKVDEPVDVQDEFDVEGLIDEGDSDDEDEAEQEVAQENVTKDKKNTSKTENEEDADDESDSDAELEALIGEEEDLSGSELEDELAYFSDAGDDEVDPSILKHLDDGVRLRSLSRSSDQTDELKDVVEIVPGADGKPRMIKKEIHAVYDSDDSDQEESNTIGNVPLSAYDQMPHIGYDINGKRIMRPATGSALDNLLETIDLPEGWTGLLDKSTGKGLNISKEELELIKRIQKNETTDDASNPYEDLVEWFSSKTEIMPLSAAPEPKRRFIPSKHEAKRVMKMVQAIRQGKLLTKPKEDPDARPNYDVWADNLTDVQDHVMTLRAPKMPPPTHDESYNPPAEYLPTEEEIAEWNALAPSERERNYVPKKYTALRHVPGYSESVRERFERSLDLYLAPRVRKNKLNIDPDSLIPDLPSPKDLMPFPIRCATTYKGHKGKVRAISVDPSGEFLATGGDDGTLRVWEVLTGRELYRCRLVASIDAQDDSVECVQWNPAVPGMLAASAGEHIFLIVPPTLFDFDIENTGREKIEQGWGFAEGGREQQDIDTKGLDDDADSDSDDETGHVKKKSPPAKWITPTAKQQASGIGAIITATKTIKRLAWHRKGDYLVTVAPSAQHRAVAIHQISKHSSQSPFNKSKGIVQDAMFHPFRPHLYVATQRYVRIYDLAKQVMAKKLMPGARWVSSLDIHPRGDNVILSSFDKRLLWHDLDLSDKPYKTLRYHEKAVRHAAFHKGGLPLFCSASDDGNINIFHGTVYDDMMTNPLLVPLKVLKGHDVKSGLGILRVEWHPREAWLFSAAADGTAKLWTT; encoded by the coding sequence ATGGTACGAAGTCGTTCCAACTCCGTTAAGAAGGATTTGAAGCGCAAAGTCGACGAGCCTGTCGACGTGCAAGACGAGTTCGATGTCGAGGGACTCATTGATGAGGGCGactccgacgacgaggatgaaGCTGAGCAGGAAGTGGCACAAGAAAATGTGAcaaaggacaagaagaacacCAGCAAGACTGAAAACGAAGAAGATGCCGACGATGAAAGTGACTCTGACGCCGAGCTTGAGGCACTCATCggtgaagaggaggatctgTCTGGAAGCGAGCTGGAAGACGAGCTGGCTTACTTTTCTGATGCTGGAGACGACGAGGTCGACCCCTCGATTCTAAAGCATTTGGATGACGGAGTTCGTCTGCGATCTCTGTCTCGATCTTCCGACCAGACtgatgagctcaaggacgtggTTGAAATTGTGCCTGGAGCCGACGGCAAGCCTCGAAtgatcaagaaggaaatCCATGCTGTCTACGACTCGGACGATTCGGACCAGGAGGAATCCAATACCATTGGAAACGTGCCCCTGTCTGCCTACGACCAGATGCCTCACATTGGATATGACATCAACGGTAAGCGAATCATGCGACCCGCTACCGGTTCTGCTCTGGACAACCTACTGGAGACGATTGATTTGCCCGAGGGATGGACCGGCCTGCTAGACAAGAGCACCGGAAAGGGTCTCAACATTTCCAAGGAGGAACTGGAACTCATCAAGCGGATTCAGAAGAATGAGACCACCGATGACGCCTCCAATCCCTACGAGGACCTGGTGGAGTGGTTCTCTTCCAAGACAGAGATCATGCCTCTGTCTGCTGCGCCCGAGCCCAAGAGACGATTCATTCCCTCCAAGCACGAGGCCAAGCGAGTCATGAAGATGGTGCAGGCCATTAGACAGGGTAAACTGCTGACaaagcccaaggaggacccTGACGCCCGACCCAACTACGACGTGTGGGCCGACAACCTCACGGACGTCCAGGACCACGTCATGACTCTGCGAGCCCCCAAAATGCCCCCTCCCACCCACGACGAGTCCTACAACCCCCCTGCCGAGTATCTGCCCACCGAagaggagattgccgagtGGAATGCTCTTGCTCCTTCCGAGAGAGAGCGAAACTACGTGCCCAAGAAGTACACTGCTCTGCGACATGTGCCCGGCTACTCCGAGTCTGTTCGAGAGCGTTTCGAGCGGTCTTTGGATCTCTACCTGGCTCCTCGAGTGCGAAAGAACAAGCTCAACATTGATCCCGACTCTCTGATTCCCGATCTCCCCTCCCCCAAGGATCTCATGCCTTTCCCCATCAGATGTGCTACCACCTACAAGGGCCACAAGGGCAAGGTTCGAGCCATCTCTGTGGATCCCAGTGGAGAGTTCCTTGCCACTGGAGGCGACGACGGAACTCTTCGAGTTTGGGAAGTGCTCACTGGTCGAGAGCTGTACCGATGTCGTCTGGTGGCGTCCATTGATGCTCAGGATGACTCAGTCGAGTGTGTGCAGTGGAACCCCGCTGTCCCTGGCATGCTGGCTGCCTCTGCTGGTGAGCATATTTTCCTGATTGTGCCTCCCACGCTGTTTGACTTTGATATCGAGAACACCGGCCGAgagaagattgagcagGGATGGGGTTTTGCCGAGGGAGGACGAGAGCAGCAGGATATCGATACCAAGGGTCTGGATGACGATGCTGACTCcgactcggacgacgaGACCGGTCacgtcaagaagaagagccctCCTGCCAAGTGGATCACCCCCACCGCCAAGCAGCAGGCCTCTGGTATTGGAGCCATCATTACCGCCACCAAAACCATCAAGCGACTCGCATGGCACCGAAAGGGAGACTATCTGGTCACTGTGGCCCCCTCGGCGCAGCACAGAGCCGTGGCCATCCACCAGATCTCTAAGCATTCGTCACAGTCGCCTTTCAATAAGTCCAAGGGTATTGTGCAGGACGCCATGTTCCATCCCTTCCGACCTCATCTGTACGTTGCCACCCAGCGATACGTGCGTATTTACGATCTGGCCAAGCAGgtcatggccaagaagcttATGCCCGGTGCTAGATGGGTGTCTTCTCTGGACATTCATCCCCGTGGTGATAACGTGATCCTGTCGTCGTTCGACAAACGGCTTCTGTGGCACGATCTCGACCTCAGTGATAAGCCCTACAAGACCCTGCGATACCACGAAAAGGCCGTGCGGCACGCAGCATTCCACAAGGGTGGTCTGCCGTTGTTCTGCTCCGCTTCTGACGACGGTAATATTAACATTTTCCACGGCACCGTCTACGACGACATGATGACCAACCCTCTGCTGGTGCCTctcaaggtgctcaagggcCACGATGTCAAGAGCGGTCTGGGTATTCTGCGGGTTGAGTGGCATCCCCGGGAGGCTTGGTTGTTTTCAGCCGCTGCTGACGGAACTGCAAAGCTGTGGACCACGTAA
- a CDS encoding uncharacterized protein (Compare to YALI0E26433g, similar to Saccharomyces cerevisiae ECM15 (YBL001C); ancestral locus Anc_3.206, similar to uniprot|P35195 Saccharomyces cerevisiae YBL001c ECM15 involved in cell wall biogenesis and architecture), with amino-acid sequence MPTLHCLADLCLIPIGTGNASVSEYVTDVVRVIKASGLHYVLHSAGTTIEGPWDEVCATIGKAHEALHEKGVVRIQSDIRIGTRTDKDQSPQDKIDAVMRHLSKDEEKK; translated from the exons ATGCCCACACTCCACTGCCTTGCCGACCTTTGCCTCATTCCT ATTGGAACAGGCAACGCCTCAGTTTCTGAGTACGTGACCGACGTGGTTCGAGTCATCAAGGCATCAGGTCTGCACTACGTCCTCCACAGTGCCGGCACCACCATCG AAGGACCCTGGGATGAGGTGTGTGCCACCATCGGAAAGGCACACGAAGCCCTGCACGAGAAGGGCGTCGTTCGAATCCAGAGCGATATCCGAATCGGAACACGAACCGACAAGGATCAATCTCCCCAGGACAAAATCGACGCTGTTATGCGACACTTGAGtaaggacgaggagaagaaatag
- a CDS encoding uncharacterized protein (Compare to YALI0E26455g, similar to Saccharomyces cerevisiae HTB2 (YBL002W); ancestral locus Anc_3.207, similar to uniprot|P02293 Saccharomyces cerevisiae YDR224c HTB1 histone H2B), with the protein MAPKVAEKKPSLAGKAPAGKAPAEKKEAGKKTTTATGEKKKRTKARKETYSSYIYKVLKQTHPDTGISTRAMSIMNSFVNDIFERVATEASKLATYTKKSTITSREIQTAVRLILPGELAKHATGDGTRAVAKYSTFDN; encoded by the coding sequence ATGGCCCCTAAAGTtgctgagaagaagccctCCCTTGCCGGAAAGGCCCCTGCCGGAAAGGCCCctgctgagaagaaggaggctggcaagaagaccaccaccgccaccggcgagaagaagaagcgaacTAAGGCCCGAAAGGAGACTTACTCTTCTTACATCTACAAGGTGCTGAAGCAGACCCACCCTGACACTGGTATCTCCACCCGAGCCATGTCTATCATGAACTCCTTTGTCAACGACATCTTTGAGCGAGTCGCCACCGAGGcctccaagctggccaCCTACACCAAGAAGTCCACCATCACTTCTCGAGAGATCCAGACCGCTGTCCGACTCATTCTCCCCGGTGAGCTCGCCAAGCACGCCACTGGTGACGGTACTCGAGCTGTTGCCAAGTACTCTACCTTTGACAACTAA
- a CDS encoding uncharacterized protein (Compare to YALI0E26477g, similar to Saccharomyces cerevisiae HTA2 (YBL003C); ancestral locus Anc_3.208, highly similar to uniprot|P04912 Saccharomyces cerevisiae YBL003c HTA2 histone H2A), with protein sequence MSSGGKSGGKAASSSKTSKSRSAKADLTFPVGRVHRLLRKGNYAQRIGAGAPIYLAAVLEYLAVEILELSGNAARDNKKSRIVPRHLQLAIRNDEELNKLLGHVTIAQGGVLPNIHQNLLPRKSAKGAKGASQEL encoded by the coding sequence atgtcTTCCGGTGGAAAGTCCGGTGGCAAGGCCGCCTCCTCTTCTAAGACCTCCAAGTCTCGATCCGCTAAGGCCGATCTTACCTTCCCCGTTGGTCGAGTCCACCGACTCCTGCGAAAGGGAAACTACGCCCAGCGAATTGGTGCTGGTGCCCCCATCTACCTCGCTGCCGTCCTTGAGTACCTCGCCGTCGAGATTCTCGAGCTGTCCGGTAACGCTGCCCGAGACAACAAGAAGAGTCGTATCGTTCCCCGACATCTGCAGCTCGCCATCCGAAACGATGAGGAGCTGAACAAGCTGCTTGGCCACGTCACCATTGCTCAGGGTGGTGTTCTCCCCAACATCCACCAGAACCTTCTGCCCCGAAAGTCCGCCAAGGGCGCCAAGGGTGCTTCTCAGGAGCTCTAA
- a CDS encoding uncharacterized protein (Compare to YALI0E26499g, no similarity possibly noncoding) — MTTTSSTTAPIKQTVAQATNPQLLRPLLEKYMGNQLAADMLLQACNFLQPTKSPLTRYRRLSPSTVEALISIPSLGLDFVWISTSISALHWELRCIHLLGGFENMYWVPWSKNMAEADSEYNLRRQTEATRHKSKIAHEEVRSELVRIFEGGSDSDLNSDLGSNSGSDSTEDVVDSEDEYWNSYDDYC; from the coding sequence ATGACCACCACATCTTCTACCACAGCACCAATAAAACAAACAGTGGCACAGGCTACCAATCCACAGCTGCTTCGACCGTTGCTCGAAAAATACATGGGAAACCAGCTAGCCGCAGACATGTTACTCCAAGCATGCAACTTTCTGCAACCGACGAAATCGCCTCTCACACGCTACAGACGATTATCTCCTTCAACTGTAGAGGCTCTCATTTCCATTCCCTCCCTAGGCCTCGACTTTGTGTGGATCTCCACCTCTATCTCAGCTTTGCACTGGGAACTGCGATGTATCCATCTTCTGGGCGGATTTGAGAACATGTACTGGGTGCCCTGGTCAAAGAACATGGCCGAAGCCGACTCCGAATACAACCTACGTCGACAGACAGAGGCTACAAGACACAAAAGCAAGATTGCACACGAAGAGGTTCGGTCGGAGTTGGTGCGAATCTTTGAGGGAGGAAGTGATTCGGACTTGAACTCGGATCTGGGCTCGAACTCGGGCTCAGACTCAACAGAAGACGTGGTAGACAGCGAGGACGAGTACTGGAACTCCTACGATGACTACTGCTGA
- a CDS encoding uncharacterized protein (Compare to YALI0E26521g, weakly similar to uniprot|P32380 Saccharomyces cerevisiae YDR356w NUF1 spindle pole body component P37.1. f4.1), with amino-acid sequence MEKQLQDTLNEYLVTESTLEDIVSLETARKESGLRHRNNTNAPNIPATVYAALRIQKHRQLDQVAANIEDFIESLELNKDTSSSSPDAVFERLISLMEALEESVNHRTDGLLWDANDVAQTLGNQVGSLKDFQVGESEVDKQAVEGVLESLGELKDTLSKT; translated from the coding sequence ATGGAaaaacagctccaggacACTCTCAATGAGTATCTCGTGACAGAATCGACGCTGGAGGACATAGTGTCACTTGAAACTGCGCGCAAAGAGTCCGGACTtcgacacagaaacaacacaaaTGCACCCAATATTCCGGCCACTGTCTATGCTGCTTTGCGAATCCAGAAACACAGACAACTGGACCAGGTAGCCGCTAACATTGAAGATTTCATAGAGAGTCTTGAATTGAACAAAGACACATCAAGCTCTTCGCCTGACGCCGTGTTTGAGCGACTCATTAGCCTTatggaggctctggaggagagcgTCAATCATAGAACAGATGGGCTGCTCTGGGACGCCAATGACGTCGCACAGACACTAGGCAACCAGGTGGGATCTCTGAAGGATTTTCAAGTGGGCGAATCGGAAGTGGACAAGCAGGCCGTGGAGGGTGTGTTAGAGAGTTTGGGGGAGCTGAAGGATACGCTGAGTAAGACATGA
- a CDS encoding uncharacterized protein (Compare to YALI0E26543g, weakly similar to uniprot|Q9URQ3 Saccharomyces cerevisiae YLR316c TAD3 subunit of tRNA-specific adenosine- 34 deaminase, similar to Saccharomyces cerevisiae TAD3 (YLR316C); ancestral locus Anc_4.133): MSEFVHKLKSNPRNNVIDDSFWQIKYQDDHRGLELIPLLTTTIPANKSGVVVKLIKDHVDEDAHDLGHLRRIAKEADLIKEGQVEGETADSTEKKPASEVFLRVIIASKDTEVDFETIKAGITAILSYEPPFHTDYASKYLPFTKQESVEWSRNAWPIMWRGNTAAIQTKLSDSELSEMKQKLNEVIALSKANSGTKELPVATLIVDPKTGEVLSRKLDTRHKQGNPLNHCTMEAIAEIASQELARRQERGTSKQEREREGKQETIDGEEDDRLYLCLEMHVYTTHEPCPMCAMALNHSRVGRLVYVESSPGSGGIEPNSGGSHGIHWNPQLNWKYEVWKWVGDDLGVEKVDESVNA; encoded by the exons ATGTCGGAGTTCGTCCACAAGCTGAAAAGCAATCCCCGAAACAACGTCATCGACGACAGTTTCTGGCAAATCAAGTACCAGGACGACCACCGAGGCCTGGAACTCATCCCCCTACTAACTACAACCATTCCTGCAAACAAGTCtggagtggtggtgaa ACTTATCAAAGACCACGTCGACGAAGATGCCCATGATCTTGGACATCTGCGTAGAATCGCCAAAGAGGCTGATTTGATCAAGGAAGGACAAGTTGAAGGAGAGACGGCAGACTCAACCGAAAAGAAACCCGCCAGCGAGGTATTTCTGAGAGTGATCATCGCGTCTAAGGACACAGAGGTTGATTTCGAGACTATCAAGGCCGGAATCACCGCCATTCTCAGCTACGAGCCGCCCTTTCATACTGACTATGCATCGAAGTACCTGCCCTTCACCAAACAGGAGTCTGTGGAGTGGTCGAGAAACGCCTGGCCAATCATGTGGAGAGGTAATACAGCAGCTATACAAACCAAGTTGTCGGATTCTGAGCTCTCCGAGATGAAACAGAAACTCAACGAGGTCATTGCTCTGAGTAAAGCCAACTCTGGAACGAAAGAACTGCCTGTAGCCACTCTGATAGTGGACCCCAAGACGGGAGAAGTGCTTAGCCGAAAGCTCGATACTCGACACAAACAGGGTAACCCTCTGAACCACTGCACGATGGAAGCCATTGCCGAAATCGCGTCCCAGGAGCTTGCTAGACGCCAGGAAAGAGGCACTAGCAAGcaggagagagaaagagaaggaaaacaagaaacaattgacggagaagaagatgacagACTTTATCTGTGTCTGGAAATGCATGTGTACACCACCCATGAGCCATGTCCCATGTGCGCCATGGCTCTGAACCATTCCAGAGTTGGACGACTGGTGTACGTTGAGTCTAGCCCTGGGTCTGGAGGAATCGAACCCAACTCAGGAGGTAGCCACGGTATCCACTGGAACCCGCAGCTGAACTGGAAGTATGAGGTGTGGAAGTGGGTTGGAGACGATTTGGGGGTTGAAAAGGTGGATGAGAGTGTTAACGCGTAA